A window of the Motacilla alba alba isolate MOTALB_02 chromosome 26, Motacilla_alba_V1.0_pri, whole genome shotgun sequence genome harbors these coding sequences:
- the OPTC gene encoding opticin, giving the protein MCPLGWLGVASLCLGTLWAVPAKERRKVDKAKAELTLYENLDSDNYEVTLENYGDILDLSNYEELYDYGDLVPKIEVGTLAPRPKDPKTFPELGETTAGPPKLQPPSGAGPVPPAPIPRQGLPSCLLCLCLGSSVYCDDAELEQIPALPPDTVYLYARFNRIGAVRAADFSGLEKLKHIDLSSNSISWADADAFRGLPSLQELLLPENRLTALPELPRSIVRLDARLNRIASAGLRPEAFRDLKRLQFLHLSDNQLDFIPVPLPESLRSLHLQNNNIQTMHEDTFCDSQEQGQIRRALEDIRLDGNPINLSLFPNAFFCLPRLPTGRFS; this is encoded by the exons AtgtgtcccctgggctggctgggggtggccagcctgtgcctggggacactttgggctgtcccagccaaggagaggaggaaggtggACAAGGCCAAGGCTGAGCTGACCCTCTATGAGAACCTGGATTCGGACAACTACGAGGTGACCTTGGAGAACTACGGGGACATCCTGGACCTGAGCAACTACGAGGAGCTCTACGACTACGGGGACCTTGTCCCGAAG ATCGAGGTTGGCACCTTGGCTCCTCGCCCCAAGGACCCCAAAAccttcccagagctgggtgaAACCACGGCTGGACCCCCAAAACTGCAGCCCCCGAGCGGAGCCGGCCCCGTGCCCCCAGCACCCATCCCCAGGCAGG ggctgcccagctgcctgctgtgcctgtgcctgggcagctcgGTGTACTGCGACGACGCGGAGCTGGAGCAGAtcccggcgctgcccccggACACCGTGTACCTCTACGCCCGCTTCAACCGCATCGGGGCCGTGCGCGCCGCCGACTTCAGCGGCCTCG aGAAGCTGAAGCACATCGACCTGAGCAGCAATTCCATCTCGTGGGCGGACGCGGACGCGTTCCGGgggctgcccagcctgcaggagctgctgctgcccgagAACCGCCTGACGGCGCTGCCCGAGCTGCCCCGCAGCATCGTCCGCCTGGACGCGCGCCTCAACCGCATCGCCAGCGCCGGGCTGCGCCCCGAGGCCTTCCGG GACCTGAAGCGGCTGCAGTTCCTCCATCTCTCCGATAACCAGCTGGATTTCATCCCAGTGCCCCTTCCCGAGAGCCTGCGCTCCCTGCACCTCCAG AACAACAACATCCAGACGATGCACGAGGACACGTTCTGcgacagccaggagcagggccagaTCCGCCGGGCGCTCGAGGACATCCGCCTGGACGGGAACCCCATCAACCTCAGCCTCTTCCCCAACGCCTTCTTCTGCCTGCCCCGCCTGCCCACCGGCCGCTTCTCCtga
- the LOC119711748 gene encoding prolargin has product MKAALAFLLPLVLALVPAASGQRRKPPRRPTRPPAPFEEPAEPTELPPPLPPGPPSIFPDCPRECYCPPDFPSALYCDSRNLRTVPVIPPRIHYLYLQNNFIADLPEESFRNATGLKWVNLDNNRIRKVDRKVLEKLENLIFLYMERNQLKEVPAFLPPNLEQLRLSRNQISKIPAGVFNKLENLVLLDLHHNKLSDGVFNKNTFKGLKNLMQLNLAHNILRKMPPGVPSAIHQLFLDRNNIEDIPSDYFKEFPNLAFIRLNYNQISDKGLPKNSFNLTNLLVLHLAHNKLTNVPFISPKLEHLYLNNNSIEKINGTQICPTSLVSIQDFSPSDLDSVPRLRYLRLDGNLLKPPIPLDLMLCFRLLQSVVF; this is encoded by the exons ATGAAGGCGGCCCTGGCCTTCCTCCTCCCGCTGGTGCTGGCGCTGGTTCCGGCGGCGAGCGGGCAGCGGCGCAAACCCCCCCGCAGACCCACCCGGCCACCCGCGCCCTTCGAGGAGCCCGCGGAGCCCACGGagctgccccctcccctccctccgGGCCCCCCGTCCATCTTCCCCGACTGCCCGCGGGAATGCTACTGCCCGCCCGACTTCCCGTCGGCGCTGTACTGCGACAGCCGCAACCTGCGCACGGTGCCGGTGATCCCGCCGCGCATCCACTACCTGTACCTGCAGAACAACTTCATCGCTGACCTGCCCGAGGAGTCCTTCCGCAACGCCACCGGCCTCAAATGGGTCAACCTGGACAACAACCGCATCCGCAAGGTGGACAGGAAggtgctggagaagctggaaaaCCTCATCTTCCTCTACATGGAGAGGAACCAGCTGAAGGAGGTGCCCGCCTTCCTGCCGCCcaacctggagcagctgaggctcaGCAGGAATCAGATCTCCAAGATCCCCGCCGGCGTCTTCAACAAGCTGGAGAACCTGGTGCTGCTGGACCTGCACCACAACAAGCTGAGCGACGGCGTCTTCAACAAGAACACCTTCAAGGGGCTCAAGAACCTCATGCAGCTCAACCTGGCCCACAACATCCTGAGGAAGATGCCCCCCGGCGTGCCCAGCGCCATCCACCAGCTCTTCCTGGACAGGAACAACATCGAGGACATCCCCAGCGATTATTTCAAGGAGTTTCCCAACCTGGCTTTCATCCGGCTCAACTACAACCAGATTTCGGATAAGGGGCTGCCCAAAAATTCCTTCAACCTCACCaacctgctggtgctgcacctggCCCACAACAAGCTCACCAACGTGCCCTTCATCAGCCCCAAGCTGGAGCACCTCTACCTGAACAACAACTCCATTGAGA AAATCAACGGCACGCAGATCTGCCCCACCTCGCTGGTGTCCATCCAGGATTTCTCGCCCTCCGACCTGGACAGCGTCCCCCGGCTCCGCTACCTGCGGCTGGACGGGAACCTGCTGAAGCCGCCCATCCCTCTGGACCTGATGCTGTGCTTCCGCCTGCTGCAGTCCGTGGTGTTTTAG